The following DNA comes from Xyrauchen texanus isolate HMW12.3.18 unplaced genomic scaffold, RBS_HiC_50CHRs HiC_scaffold_654, whole genome shotgun sequence.
CTGTAATCAACAACAAAGTTATTTTGGCGTTATGATCTTTGCCAAAGAAGCATAATTTCCGAGGTCAACAGCTCCGTATTATCTCGGTAGGAAAGAGATGGCAAAAAAGAGTTGCCatctcgtaattacagtaattccgacaAGATGTGAACTCAACATAACACACTTCAGTTTTGTTTAGTTTACCTTATTGTTTAGCCATGGCTATAAAATTGGTCTTTGGTCTCGCCATGACCTCAGAACAAACGAAACAATTGCACATAGACGTTGCTTGAACTTCCGTTTTGAAGGAACGATATGGCCCaattaaaccaaaaaataaataaatgacaaaaataaccaCTTTCCccttaacaataaacaaaatgagTGCTGTCTTTGTTTTCAATTATGTGCAATCTGTACATATCTGTTAACatctcaaaaaatgtgttttggtgcTTCATGACCCTTTAACCGTCTATACAAACAACATAAATAGAATAAAACCACTTAAGGatatctgcacagacaatgaagtgAATGCTCAGCTGAACTTGAACAAAGTTGTGCATTAGATGCGTAACTCGCATTGTGAATATGCCAGTGACGTAACACAAGACCCTAAAGTCTCTAAAAAATACCAAATGAATACGTCTTGAACTTGAAGACTTGACAACACCGTAACTAAAGTGATCTTGCCTAATACTTAACTATACTCAgtatatgctattatttcattaatttgtttCTGGATTTCACAAAGTCTTAAGTTGATATACATTTACCTGCACTCCACCACCGCGGTGGGATGGTTGTCACTGTGATCCTAGCAGCCCTATTCCCTTCTCCACACGACAATCTGCCCTGTCAACTAGACTagaactgtaatactgtaatCTTCTGCATATTTCATCATCTTATTTTAGAAAGGAACCATTCATTCAAATATGAAGGGACCATCTGACTGACATGTTAAACCACCAATCACACTGAACTTGGGTTTTAAAGGTATGTTTTACTGTATTAAACATGTTAACACGGTGTAGTttgcaaacataaacaaataGTTAACTTCCATTTATTTGTctcaaaactacatttttaaaagatatgaAAACATGTTCTTTCTAATCATGTTTTTTGGAGTTAATATCAATTTCTGAATTTGTCAAAAGCATTCTTAATATAGCCTATATTTATTCTTTGAATAAATATGCATTCAGTCTTAATTTATCTAGTCCCTTTCTTGAGATCACAACAGGGAAAATAGTTTTAATGTCAAATGAAATGCATTTACTACGTTCAAAAAGttgttttaataatcttttaataataacttttaaatcgattttaatatgttaaataacatttaatagtCTAATACATTTCCTTTAGTAGTCCAAATATGGGCTGTACGcaaaactgaaatattttcaaTATCTTTATTGtcacaaataaaacaatagtCCTACTTGACAGAATGATGCGGCCCACCACAGTAATAAATACTGTAGCTTAACAGCTCTCTGAGCAGTGTCTATTACAGTTATGCAAGAGTTTTAAGAGACACTTGAATTCAAGAAAATAAtattgagtaccaaattagcagttTAAAATAATGTCATGTGACTGTTTATTCTCTAGTAAACTAGAGTAATATCTCCTGAAAATGGGGCTTTATCATgggtaaaacatttaaataactaATAATATAACACTTATTTCAAACAGTTATAATAGGTTGCAACATTACTAatattttggcagtatttttcatttttgtttatcaATTTAATGCTTAGTTCAGTGAATAtaagcatcaatttctttcaaaaactaaaatgtctttgtgttcttcaTAGTTTGAACAGTACTGtttatactatatacagtataatatcatttttataaaagtcattttaaagtAATTACTTGTAGGTTTtcagcaaactacttatttactcttacttgagtcatattATTTCTACTTTTACTTATTACTCAGTACTTCTgcttgaattatttattcagtagcaatacttttacttaagtgtgacagggcagagggcggggccgggtcgtgattatacacacctggtcccttatcaggctaattaagcctcagagagagagagggagatcgTTAACGAGCAGCTGACCGCCGTGTGTAAAATcgcgacccggctccgccctccgccctgtcacataaaGATTTTGTTTGACGACTTTGAATCGATATTGGTTGACATTTCTTTTGATATTTCGCTATTTGTCTAATGCTGAGTGGACTTCTTTTTTGTATAAGAAGTTATTATTGAACAAACTGAACAAATTAGTCCACATAATCATTAATACTACATGGCATTTATTGGTCATCTGGCCAAATgaacatatatgtatgtatttgaaaATATGGAATTCATTATGgaggctctttttttttttccacccaCGATTTTAATTTTGAATATTCAAGCAACATTGTAAAACTGCTTTGCAAAAATATGTAATGTGAAAAGCGCTGTACAAATCAATTGAATTTTTGAATTGTTAAACAATCAGTTTAGATTGATTTAGAGATTATTTAGAGCAATGACAAGATGAAATACCTCTAAAAATGCCAAGGAGCAcatacatactgataaaatgtacagCTTGAatttggataaatgtgtctgtcgaatgcataaatgtcaatgtgAAAACAGGCCATTGAATAAACTCAAAACGTTTCTGTAGGCAGATGCACTTGTAGGGACTTTGTCTGGATTATCTCATTTATATGTAAATGGGGTTTTGGTAATACTCTCTCTTCTCCATGTAGGATCTGGAATGCTCTCACGGAACACTATGGCAACGTCATGCCAGTGGACTGGAGTCAGTCTCGAGTTTGTTCGCTTCATCTCTCAACACTGAGTCTTGAAGACAGGCCGGTGAGTCTACAACCCCAAACCCTGAGTTTGTGCTGCTTACTCTGCATGAGTGTGTaataaatggcattttaaaaTCATTTCAATGCTTTAAACACATCTTCAGTGTATTGTTGTGGATGTAAACACTCACAGACAGGATTCGTACAGGATTAACACTCCCTCTCGCTCATTCCAACAGCGACTGGAGAGCTTGAATGTGGATGTGTCTGACGATGAGGACCTGAGAGAGCAGATGGATCTGCATTCCATCATTGTGTCCTGTGTCAGTGAAGAGCCACTCATCACTGCTGAACAGGTGCGGACTTGCTCCAGAACAAACACTGAAGATATTAAACAAATCATTAGTGGAAAAAAAGTTGTATGCTTTGTAATCAGACTTTTTGTCAATCCAAAAGTAATAAGGCGGGATGGAATCGTAAGGAATTGAACGATTACGGTTCTGATTCCTAAATGATTCCAGTAACGATTCTTTTCAGTACTTTTGAGTAAGAATTATTTGGAAAGTAGAGACTAAATTCTTATTGCGTATTCTGTCCTTTGCGGTCTTTcgccaaatgatgagatcatttcagattcctacagagcagatataacatcagagatacatttaaaacaattctTGTAAAAAACAAGggtgtgtttgcagacttttagaggcataaatgcaaGTAATATGAAAGCACATTTCTTTCATTCAATCATGCATTTACACTGTTATAAAATTGCGCCACAGGAAACTCTGTCAGAGTATTTTAGGACAGCGTTTCATCCACATTGTCAGAACATTTAACTTTGTTAAAGGGaaccgaaagtcatgaaaatcaaatATATCAATCAGCTATGTccacaacataaacataatattacaaCTTGCATCTTCTCAGACAATGAAGTCAATATGTGAAGTCAGAATGCATAACTTGTGTTCTAAATATGATGTTTCCttaaatgtgcagtatgtaacaattttcacgtaatgttagcttttttttgccaatgtgtgaacggcttgtatcacaacttaaaaaatgagcccttcacgGACTTCAATTGGTATAACCTTGCCTGTAGTCTGATTTTCATGCGACGGGatcgggtcgcttttgccggtaaaatccaaaggatgtgacgtttatgcgcgctcctgagagccttgcctcagacagtaatagcttcCCTTCCCTGTCAACAGACAGTCTTCAACACTAGggaacattatcttagagatgaatccagcaaaagtccagctcccagcacaaacTCGgtgtaagccaaaaaaaaacaatttatatactgaatcctgtctggctaagcaggaacgtcgagtgaaaactagaatgaacattggcagggcatttgattcctggagggacattcgttcagttttggggatcaaaactgaccctgaattgacattcttcttattggacaagtAACCTTGCATAACTGCAAAGCGTGTGatatatagtgccataaggattgatctgtgtaatgttAGCTAATGTGATCTTAGCTAAAATGTGATCTTAGCTTAACAGTCAtaatcaatgttaatctgtaattattcagcaaggtaaacaacaataacacatgaaatgaatgctagatagttttcaagataatgcaaaaagctccattcattagtgcaaCGTAACTTGCTTATACAGAAAATacatacattctattattataaaacaatagtgcatcgatatatcaaaacgACAGTCAATTCTGAATTATgtcaacatttataatgtacagtctattttataaaggGCTACtgtcatccaccaaatttagctaccagctattgataaagctggctagctagctaacactgACATAAgttatcgtataaatgcagtcaatatatcatgcaaagaaaagtgattacttcaaacttcaGTGTCACATAGTCAGACCTTTATTCACACTTTGTTTgaatcaaatataatatgcagtctcaaagtttgtagttacacaatcataactgtaattttattatgctgcctcatctgtcagcatgatgccggtgaatcacgttcagtctctttgtacgttacgtcattgttttggtcgatacTCGTGTCCCAATGGAATGTGCGctcgagcacgagcaacaggtatctggctgcagttcacttaacggccacaggggtcattaataacaagggtttctgaatcttacatactgcagctTTAAAACGTGCTACACCTAACACAATATCCTAAACTGTCTAAATGTGAGGAATTCACAAGAGAGTAACTTCTAAAATGTAGCTAAAACTTCAATAttcattatatgctattatttcaggagctcaggttttcagGATAGTTTTCTCATGTTGattaatattacatattaaacatgtacattttttgtatgtttgatacatgtttaaataattgcaaatattttatacatttttctaaatgtttgaatatttggttaaattTGGTCTTTGTGCTTGAAAGTTTgatatagggctgggtattgatggAGATTTTTctaattcacaagctcttgatttgattcCGATTAgttattgattcatatgggtatagtTCAGTTCTAATGTCCCTTATGCTTGCATATGAAACATTCTCTCCCAGATAAAGCTGTAAATTATACAGAGGACCTTCTTACtatgtacattacaaaaatatacattttactaatattttattagtttataagTTTggccacattttagcttttgaaaatgaACACATCAATAAATACGATAATATATTGCATAAACAAttttttgtgtcatgtttattgtttaataacataatttgtactatttacaagtatttacattgatttgaaaAAACGGTACTGCCTCTTTAAGAAAGCTGTCATTTCTGTAATCAGCATCTGTAAGCGCATGTTCACGAGAGAGTCTCAAAATGCTTgatctcatctgtgctatgcatgattagaattaaatgttttgtgtttgtagtttttgatcaacaactgacagtAAAGAGCAGAAagattattaaaagagacattattcaatgggttgtgtggatctcttctttggacgcacattacacggaacaacttttactcttaacTCGCAGTGAAAGAATCTTGCTGCTGTGAATAATACACAGTTcattcactggtgagtgaaatctaaatatttaccagccagttgccaataTAGTCTTATtgcacaatttggttgctaatgtGATtgttttcctctcattgtagtagagagTTGCGCATATATTAAAAGATTggtcttgggatttaagaatcgatatcgagagCATTCAAACGAAGAAcgcaatgcatcagaaaatcgatATTTGTATCGATTATGttttgtttgatacatgtttttgAAAGTTAAACTAAAAACATATGCCTATTTTATGacttaaataaaaactgtgtccctatctgtctgtctgtgtcaacTTTTAGCTGAAgagatacattttcaaagaagAAAGCCTGAATAACCTTCAAACTTCAAGGCTTTTTTtcaactttcagacaaggcttttttTCTACAGACTTTTATTTGTGgtgtgttttcatttgtttagGTCATTGAGGAGCTGGAGGAGATCATGCAGGATTCACCAGAGATGGAATTGGAGCAGAACCCTCCACATTCAGAACACTCAGTTATCTCTCAGAAGACCCAAAGATCTCACAACAGTGAGTACGTCCTTCTGGAAGCTTCAGTTTGGGTTTATTTCACACGTGTCATGTGTGCTGTCTGTGTCCAGGAGTGAGGCTGATGTCTGTATCGGAGCTAAATGAGGTTCTGGAGGAGGTGGAGACATCCATCCGTGGACATTCAGAGGAGTTGATCCAGCATCTGGCCATGAGGGACGAGCTAGAGTTTGAGAAGGAGGTGAAGAACAGCTTCATATCAGTTCTCACAGACGTGCAGAACCGACAGAAGGAACACCGAGAGAtgctgaagaagaagaagaaactcAAGAACACGGCCGGAGCACTGCAAGCTCGATCGGAAAGACTGTCTTCTTCTGTGAGTAACGCAAATCAGCTTTAGTTGATGTAATTTGCTTTTATTTTCTTGATAACACCTGCTATTAACATCTGTCTCATGTGATTCAACCTCAAGTGGTAAAGTGAGAGACATCGCTGTGTACAGGTGGTATAACCTTGCGTCTCAAATGCATCTTGTGTTCGGATGTCATCAAgcaccccgtttacacctggtattaatataatattaagatttaaatgtgtgtgatttgatCACAAGTGGTCTGGCGAGACGCATTGATGTTTACATCTGGTCGCTTAAATGTGTCCACTTGTGTTTGGATGTCATCAAGGAGTGAGTCTATGATTTCATGATGACACACACTACAGGTcagaagttttgaaacacttgactggaatgtttctcatgatcttaaaaatcttttgatctgaaggcatatgcttaaatgtttgaaatttgttttgtagacaaaaatataattgtgccaccttTTTCAATTGATCACttgcagccaataagtgcccaacatagatgggaactccttcaatactgtcaagagtacatgtctgcaaattctaggcaaaggttgactactttgaagatgctaaaatataacacagttttgatttatttaattaacataattcccatagttccatttgttatttcatagttttgacattactattattctaaaatgtgaaggaaaaaaatatataataaagattGAGTGTTACAAAACGTTTGACCAATAGTGTACATCAGTTAACATTAGTTTGTAACTGcatgatgaaaaaaaacaaaatgcaaatttGGTGCACTTTTGCCCTGAAATGTACTGGAATTTTCAACTCATCACAAACATGATGGAATGCTAATACATATTAAAGTCGAGTACATGTACTTAAATCTAGAGTTTCCATTTAATCattatcttcatttgaacgatctcaaaATCAGTTTTTTCCTCTTATGCGCAGCcctttaaaatgcaagtaaatcacttggATATGcatgcaaccaaatttcacactatgtgactaaaaaggtctgtgattagccactggggtttttattattattaggatttcactcaccagtgattgtgtagtataatgGAGAAGTTCAACATAGAGGTCCTTTctctgcatgttgagagtaaaatccATGGATTTATTTGTGGATTTtactgaataatgtctctttaaatATCCTATAACCAGTGCTATTTACAGtcaattgttgatcaaaaacaacaaaaatagaaacaattattttctaattaCACATCAACGAGGATGTGATACAGAATCCATTTGACAAACACTTCTGTAAGGCACTCGCTGAACTGTTGATA
Coding sequences within:
- the LOC127642495 gene encoding fasciculation and elongation protein zeta-2-like: MAETSAQKDDIVWQDLNQFQGVTGQELHLNAEEMSLLLDGFSDMESAFEMSSYTYTEDMVSHFDEKLQLCFQNLQTKSNTVDPVKTINEHTTLKCDEIWNALTEHYGNVMPVDWSQSRVCSLHLSTLSLEDRPRLESLNVDVSDDEDLREQMDLHSIIVSCVSEEPLITAEQVIEELEEIMQDSPEMELEQNPPHSEHSVISQKTQRSHNRVRLMSVSELNEVLEEVETSIRGHSEELIQHLAMRDELEFEKEVKNSFISVLTDVQNRQKEHREMLKKKKKLKNTAGALQARSERLSSSEGGGIRRSGVLAATIHPNGAAAAIFRGMEEPCRLEVEERLPT